ATACAGAAACAGGCAGAATTAAAGGCCGGCCGGCTTACAAGTAGGTCCTCCAATTATTTGTTGAGGTTGATCTAGGGTTTTGGCATCGCTTCATCAGTTGTAGTTTCTTGCTGAATTTATCTGGTTTCCTGCTCGAACCTCTAATAGTACCAAGagaattttgattcttggaacTCCAGGAGGGATCTGGGCCAAGGTAATTGGGTTAAAGTGAATTATTCTTCATTTGTTGTATAATTTAAGTGCAATATTCAAGTTTCTCGAGTTGCGACAAGCCTCAATCAGATTATATTCGGTCTCTctctgtttgttttctttttgtgtATTAATTGCGTTCGGCGCATTCGAATCAAGCTAGGACAGCATAAGGGGTGGAgagaaatttcttcaattgtggGGGGTTAATTCGATAGTGctgtaaaattttcaatttcaacgTGTATGTGTTAGTGGCCGTTTTACGATGTGTGGTCAATCCAGATTTTCTTGAGGTCATATTTATGAATTCTCCAAGATTCATTCTATTCAGGGTTGAACTTCTTATATGAACTTGGCTACGAAAAAGACTTGAGTTCGGTGAGGAAGTTCTTGGCACAATGATGGCTAGGAAGGAGAGGTTTCCAGATGTTTATTCTACTGGTGTTCTTCCTAATTATGAATCAGAAGGGTCTGGCAGCTCAGCAAGACTCGAGGCCGAAATTACCGCTTCTGAGGATTCGACTGCACCAAGACAAAAATGGGTGGATATAAATTCTGCTTTACGAGATGGCTTTGATGTACCTGTCCAAGTGGTCCCTTTATCTAAATTGTCTCTATCTGAGAAGAAGAGCTTGATACTAAGGTTAAGATCAGAGCTTGAAAAGATTCGGGTCCTCCAGAGGAAATTCCAATTGCTGAAGACAAATGCTGTTACATTGTCGTCATCTAGCGATATACTTAGCTGTAGCAATGTACAGAGAGCTGCTCCCCCGGTCCTGGATTCCAGGAAATCTTCAGCCCAGGTTTCTAGGTCTGGAAAGAAATCAAGCTCTTCAGGTAATAAGGCACGGGGTTGGAACCGCGGTACTTCAGGGAGGTTCGAGTCTGTGAAACAGGGTACTATCTCAAATTTGAATGTGGGAATGATTAAACAATGCGAGGTCTTGTTGAAAAAGTTAATGTCCCACGAGTATGCATGGGTCTTTAATACTCCTGTTGATATAGTTAAGTTAAACATTCCGGATTATTTCACTGTCATAAAACAACCAATGGATCTGGGGACAATAAAGAGCAAGCTTGGTTCGGGAGTCTACTCAAGTCCGTTGGACTTTCTTGCAGATGTGAAGGTTACTTTCTCAAATGCAATGACGTACAATCCACCAGGAAATGATGTTCATATTATGGCAGACACCATGCAAAAGTTTTTTGAGGCCAGATGGAAAACTCTTGAGAAGAAACTTCCAGGAAATAGTTCACATTCAGTACCTCATAAATCTGAACTTCAAGAGGAGGCTGAAGTAGTTAAGCCAACTGCCCCATCGAAGAAGAGGAAACTCAGTCCATTGCTGCATTCAGTAGTGCAACAACCTGTGAAACCAAGAATGACCGATGAAGAGAAGTGCAATTTAAGCAGAGAATTGGAGAGTTTGCTTGGAGATCTACCTGACAATATTGTTGACTTTTTGAGGGAGCAAATTTCTAATGCAGGGGAATCTGGAGAAGATGAGATTGAGATTGATATTTATGATCTGAGTGAGGATGTTTTGTTCACATTAAGAAAGCTTTTGGATGAATATTTGaaagagaaacaaaagaatGATGCAAAAGCTGAACCTTGTGAGATAGAGGTAGTA
The DNA window shown above is from Coffea eugenioides isolate CCC68of unplaced genomic scaffold, Ceug_1.0 ScVebR1_2430;HRSCAF=3456, whole genome shotgun sequence and carries:
- the LOC113756622 gene encoding transcription factor GTE8-like, with protein sequence MMARKERFPDVYSTGVLPNYESEGSGSSARLEAEITASEDSTAPRQKWVDINSALRDGFDVPVQVVPLSKLSLSEKKSLILRLRSELEKIRVLQRKFQLLKTNAVTLSSSSDILSCSNVQRAAPPVLDSRKSSAQVSRSGKKSSSSGNKARGWNRGTSGRFESVKQGTISNLNVGMIKQCEVLLKKLMSHEYAWVFNTPVDIVKLNIPDYFTVIKQPMDLGTIKSKLGSGVYSSPLDFLADVKVTFSNAMTYNPPGNDVHIMADTMQKFFEARWKTLEKKLPGNSSHSVPHKSELQEEAEVVKPTAPSKKRKLSPLLHSVVQQPVKPRMTDEEKCNLSRELESLLGDLPDNIVDFLREQISNAGESGEDEIEIDIYDLSEDVLFTLRKLLDEYLKEKQKNDAKAEPCEIELPNESGLSSSSMQVDKGNDLVDEEVDIGGNEPPVSSYPAVEIERDGGLRSNRSNCKS